The genomic region ACTGGGAATAGAAACAGAGCTGCTGCATATTTTTTAAAAGATGTTGGCGTAATCTCTAAAGATGTAGAAAAAGTTTTGGACTTTTATTTCATGCACTGTTCCCTAGACGTAACCTGTGAGGACATAGGATACTTGGCAGCATTTTTAGCAAATCAAGGCAGATCTGTTAAAACAGGTGAGCAGTTAGTTTCTGAAAATGTAACACAAATTGCTAAAAGCTTTATGGTTACATGTGGTATGTATAATTCATCGGGAGAGTTTGCAATAAAGGTAGGTGTTCCGGCTAAAAGTGGTGTCGGAGGGGGCGTGATGGCTGTTTCCCCAAATAGATATGGTATAGGTGTTTGGGGGCCAGCTTTAGACGAAAAAGGCAATAGTATAGCTGGGGTTAAAATGTTAGAGGATTTAAGCGCTAATCTAAACTTAAGCATTTTTTAAGGGGGAATGGCATAAAATCATGAAGATAGCTGTTGCATGCGACTCGTTTAAGGGTACATTTTCGTCTTTAGAGATAGCAAATCACATAGAAAATGTTGCAAAAATCTATTTTGAAGAAATTAAGGTAGAGAAGATTGCTGTAGCAGATGGTGGCGAAGGAACTATCGATGCTCTTTTGCACACATTAGATGGGAGTGCATGTTTTCAAGAGGTTTTTAGCCCGTTAGGAGAGAAAATAACTGCTAAATATGGATATATAGACAGTAACAAAACAGCACTAATTGAAATGGCTCAAGCATCAGGGCTTTTTACGATACCAGAAGATGCGAAAAATCCATTGAAAACCAGTAGCTATGGGACTGGCCAGCTAATATCTAACGCCTTAGAAAAAGGTGTAAAGAAGATAATATTAGGCTTAGGTGGAAGTGCCACAAATGACGGAGGAATGGGTGTCTTAGCAGCTTTGGGAGCTAGATTTTATGATGCTAAAGGTAAAGAAATAAAATGCTACGCAGGCGAGTCTTTGTCCAAAGTATCAGAGATATCCTTAGAGGAAGTTAACTCAAAAGCACTAGAGTGTGAATTTGAAATCATGTGTGATGTAGATAATATACTTACGGGCCCTAATGGTGCTACCTATGTGTTTGGCCCACAAAAAGGCGCTACAGTTAATCAGCTTAGGCTTTTAGAAGAGGGAATGGTAAAGTATAGCAGGGTTTTAGAGCGCTGTGTAAACAAAGAAGTTGGCTCAATAAAGGGAAGTGGGGCAGCTGGAGGTGTGGCTGCGGCCATGTTGGGGGTTTTTAACGGAAAAATCAGCTCCGGAATCGATATAGCATTAGATCTAATGGATTTTGATAAAAAAATCGCAGATTGTCAATTTGTAATAACAGGGGAAGGAAAAATGGATAAGCAAACTTTAGCGGGAAAAGTCCCCTATGGTATTTCTAAAAGGTGTAAAGCCTTGAATATACCAGTAATAGGTTTTGTTGGGGGGTTGGAGATGAACAAAAGTGGTCCTTCTCACCCAGAAGAACTCTATACTGTATTTTCCGTAGTCAGTGATTTTACAGAATTTTCAACGATACAAAAAAATCCTGAAAAGTATTTGATAGATGCCATACACAGAATGTTTAAATTTATAAAACTTGGGTACGACCTAAAAAGTAGCAGGAGGAAATAAATTGCATAAATTACTTAAGCCGATTCATAGTAGTTGGATGCTGCTAGCAGC from Proteinivorax hydrogeniformans harbors:
- a CDS encoding glycerate kinase: MKIAVACDSFKGTFSSLEIANHIENVAKIYFEEIKVEKIAVADGGEGTIDALLHTLDGSACFQEVFSPLGEKITAKYGYIDSNKTALIEMAQASGLFTIPEDAKNPLKTSSYGTGQLISNALEKGVKKIILGLGGSATNDGGMGVLAALGARFYDAKGKEIKCYAGESLSKVSEISLEEVNSKALECEFEIMCDVDNILTGPNGATYVFGPQKGATVNQLRLLEEGMVKYSRVLERCVNKEVGSIKGSGAAGGVAAAMLGVFNGKISSGIDIALDLMDFDKKIADCQFVITGEGKMDKQTLAGKVPYGISKRCKALNIPVIGFVGGLEMNKSGPSHPEELYTVFSVVSDFTEFSTIQKNPEKYLIDAIHRMFKFIKLGYDLKSSRRK